The genome window CGGTCCGTAGGTGGTTCCATGGGCACCGTCGTCGCGCTCATCCGCGTCCTTCCCGACAGCCCGCAGGTCGACCGCGAGAAGCTCAAGACCGAGATCCGCGCCGCGATCCCCGGGCACGTGAAGCTTCAGAGCATCGCCGAGAAGCCCATCGCCTTTGGCCTTGTCTCGCTTGCCGTCACGATCACGCTTCCCGACGGAAGCCCCGGCGGCGCCGACGCCGTCCAGGACATCCTGGCGAAGCTCCCCAACGTGCAATCTGCGGAAACGACAGACGTCGGCCTTCTCTGAAGCCGCGGCCTTCTCTAGGACGTCTCGTACAGCAGGTGGAGCTGGATTCCGGCCTGCAGCGCCATCGTCCGAGCCTTGGCCACCGTGGTGCCGACCACGGCGCTGCCGCCGCCCAGGTGCGTGAGGATTCCCACGGGAGCC of Candidatus Thermoplasmatota archaeon contains these proteins:
- a CDS encoding elongation factor 1-beta; protein product: MGTVVALIRVLPDSPQVDREKLKTEIRAAIPGHVKLQSIAEKPIAFGLVSLAVTITLPDGSPGGADAVQDILAKLPNVQSAETTDVGLL